The genomic stretch TCGGAATATTTTCAATAGCTCCTTCAAGGGCTGCTGACATGGTTCCAGAATAAATTACATTTATTGATGAATTAGAACCGTGGTTAATTCCCGAAACAAGCATATCCGGTTTCTTGAAAAGAATTTTATCAACGGCAAGCTTTACACAGTCAACAGGTGTTCCGCTGCAACTGTATTCAATATGCCTGCCATCAATATTGATTTGTTGTAATCGTAAAGGAGTGGCTATAGTGATGGCATGTCCCATTGCTGATTGCGGTTTGTCGGGCGCTACCACTACTACATCGCCAAGTATACGCATAAGTTTTATCAACTGCCTTATTCCTGGCGACATGATGCCATCATCATTAGTAATAAGAATTACAGGCTTTTTTTCTTTTTTAGTTTTCGTCATTTCTTATCATTCATATAATGTAACAAATATACTTGAATTTTATTTTAGTGAATTGATTTTTTTATTCCAGAATATTATTATAGGTTTATTTATTAAAAATTATATTTGTAACGAACATTTTAATATTAGAATCTATGAAAAAATATTTTCTTATTCTATCCATGTCATACCTTATTTCTAATATGGTATATGCCTATTCGGGACAAGTTTTAAAAACATATGATACGCCTGGGAAATTTACTACAGGCTTAACTTATGATGGAAAATATATTTGGTTATCCGACAGGAAAGATGATAAAATTTATTGTATTGACACGACTAACGGGAAAGTTATACGATCGATAAAATCGCCTGCATACTGGCCAACAGGTTTAGCCTGGGACGGTGAAGCATTATGGAATGCCGATATACGCGGTGGAATTCCAATGGCTGAAAATTATGTGGGAAAAATTTATCGTATTGATCCTGCTGACGGAACTATTTTACGTACTTTGCCTGCTCCTTCCAATTCTCCTATAGGGTTGGCTTGGGACGGAAAATATTTGTGGTGTGCCGATAACGAATCGGATGAAATTATTCAATTCGATGCAGATGATGGAACTACAATTAAAACCATAAAATCTCCGGCATCCGATCCCAACGGTCTTGCATGGGATGGAAAATATTTATGGGTTTCCGACAGGATTACTAATGAAATTTATATGGTCGACCCTGAAACAGAATGTGTCATTATTATTACTGATGCACCGGGAGCCTATACGAATAGTTTATGTTTTGATGGGAAATATTTATGGGCAGCCGATATCCAGGAAGATAAATTATATCAATTGAAAGCAGTTGATGATGACAATTTTCGTATATATAACGAGCGAAAATCGAAAGTTACATATACATTTACATTAACAAATTTTGGCCCGGGCAATGTTAAAACATTTGATGTACATCTTGCTATGCCTGTCGATAGAGTAAACCAGAAAATCACCGGGAACATTTCCTATGCTCCGAATTATAATGAAGTTACTACTGATCAATGGGGACAAAAAACAGCACATTATAAATTTACTAATATTAAAACAGGCGACAGTAAAGAAATCAAAATGATTTCAACAGTTACCACTTATGATGTACGCTATTTTGTTTTTCCCGAAAAGGTTGGTTCATTATCAGTAATACCTGATAGCATTAAAAGTAAATATCTTGTGAATGATGAGAAATTTAAATATGATGACCCTTATATTCAAAGCGCATTGAAGGATGCTATTGGTTCTGAAAAAAATCCTTATTGGATAGCACGAAAAATTTATAATTATATTATTGCAAATATGTTTTATGAAAGGGTGGGTGGCTGGAATACAGCACCAACAGTGTTGAAACGAGGGAATGGTTCCTGCTCGGAATATACCTTCGTATATATTTCGATGTGCAGGGCTGCTGGAATACCCGCTCGTTATGTGGGTTCTGTAGTAGTTCGAGGCGATGCAGCTTCAATGGATGATGTATTTCATCGATGGGTTGAAGTTTATTTACCGGGTTATGGTTGGATTCCTGTTGACCCCAGTGGTGGCGATAATGATTCTCCACGTGAGCAGGCAGATTCGTTTGGTGCATTATTAAATAGATTTTTTATTACAACTCAAAGTGGTGGCGATTCGGAAACAATGGGGTGGAATTATAATTCTAATGAATTTTATACTACAGAACCGAACACAAATATTGTTTTTGAAAACTTTGCTGAATGGGAACCCTTGAAATAATTTAAAATGGTATCTTCGTTAAAAAAACAAATATGGCAAATGATAATGATAAAATTATTGAATTTGTAAAACATATCAATAATCATAATGTTGAAGAGATTGCTGCGTTTTTGAGTGATGATCATTGTTTTATTGATGCATATGGGCAAAATATTATTGGAAAAGATAAAATGAAAAAGGCATGGGAAGTTTATTTTGATTGGTTTCCCGATTATGTAATTAATATCTCTGAAATTATTGCCGGCTCACAATGTACAGCTATGTTTGGATATGCTTCAGGTACATATAAAGGTGCAAAAGATAAAATGAATTCAAATTACTGGCGACTTCCTTCTGCGTGGAAAATAATTGTTGAGAATAATAAAATTAAACATTGGCAGGTATACTGTGATACTAAAATTCCTAATGATAGAATTCAGAACTATCTTAAGGTTTAATAATTTTTGAGTTCCTCTTTAAGTTGTTTTACAACTTCATCAGAAATGATTTTAATTTCATTTAATATTTTTTCAATTTCCGGCTTTCTGTTGAAATCATTATAGGCTTCAGTACTTGCAAGTAAGGAATGTAAATTTTGAATTTGGAATAATTGTGCTGAAGTTTTGTATTTATGGGCTATTTGTTTTAATGTGGTTATATCTTCATTTTTTAAAGCAGTATCCATATCATGAATAAAAGTATCAGCCTGGCTAAGGAACATATGTATCATTTCAGTAATGAAAGTAGCATCTCCACCTGATAAATCTATCAGGTTTTCCATGCTATATAATTTTTTATCATCCATACAAAATAAAAAAAGCTCCACTAACGGGAGCTTTAAGCGGTCCGGACGGGACTCGAACCCGCGACCCCGTGCGTGACAGGCACGTATTCTAACCAACTGAACTACCGAACCATTAAATAATGAACTCTTGAATTAAGGATTGCAAATGTAATATAATTTTTATTATCAGCAAAAAAATATTCATAGTTTGTTAAATTTTATAATTTCAGTACTAAAGTCCAAATATTTAAGGTGTCAAATAACTCCGCCCTTAAGGGCGTA from Bacteroidales bacterium encodes the following:
- the surE gene encoding 5'/3'-nucleotidase SurE, with the protein product MTKTKKEKKPVILITNDDGIMSPGIRQLIKLMRILGDVVVVAPDKPQSAMGHAITIATPLRLQQINIDGRHIEYSCSGTPVDCVKLAVDKILFKKPDMLVSGINHGSNSSINVIYSGTMSAALEGAIENIPSIGFSILDYSFEADFTPCEKQILTIARNVLQNGLPKGTCLNVNIPKIEKIKGIKICRQAIAYWDDEYYERKDPHHKSYYWLTGEFINNDKGKDTDEWALKNGYISVVPVLYDFTAHHAIPYLKNIEE
- a CDS encoding transglutaminase domain-containing protein, producing the protein MKKYFLILSMSYLISNMVYAYSGQVLKTYDTPGKFTTGLTYDGKYIWLSDRKDDKIYCIDTTNGKVIRSIKSPAYWPTGLAWDGEALWNADIRGGIPMAENYVGKIYRIDPADGTILRTLPAPSNSPIGLAWDGKYLWCADNESDEIIQFDADDGTTIKTIKSPASDPNGLAWDGKYLWVSDRITNEIYMVDPETECVIIITDAPGAYTNSLCFDGKYLWAADIQEDKLYQLKAVDDDNFRIYNERKSKVTYTFTLTNFGPGNVKTFDVHLAMPVDRVNQKITGNISYAPNYNEVTTDQWGQKTAHYKFTNIKTGDSKEIKMISTVTTYDVRYFVFPEKVGSLSVIPDSIKSKYLVNDEKFKYDDPYIQSALKDAIGSEKNPYWIARKIYNYIIANMFYERVGGWNTAPTVLKRGNGSCSEYTFVYISMCRAAGIPARYVGSVVVRGDAASMDDVFHRWVEVYLPGYGWIPVDPSGGDNDSPREQADSFGALLNRFFITTQSGGDSETMGWNYNSNEFYTTEPNTNIVFENFAEWEPLK
- a CDS encoding nuclear transport factor 2 family protein, with translation MANDNDKIIEFVKHINNHNVEEIAAFLSDDHCFIDAYGQNIIGKDKMKKAWEVYFDWFPDYVINISEIIAGSQCTAMFGYASGTYKGAKDKMNSNYWRLPSAWKIIVENNKIKHWQVYCDTKIPNDRIQNYLKV
- a CDS encoding Hpt domain-containing protein; translated protein: MENLIDLSGGDATFITEMIHMFLSQADTFIHDMDTALKNEDITTLKQIAHKYKTSAQLFQIQNLHSLLASTEAYNDFNRKPEIEKILNEIKIISDEVVKQLKEELKNY